In the Populus trichocarpa isolate Nisqually-1 chromosome 1, P.trichocarpa_v4.1, whole genome shotgun sequence genome, CGAAATTGTTAATGTGTAATGTTCTCCTAGGTAGTTGATTAGTTTGTATAAAAGAAGAGTATGATGAAATGCAGGTTATTGAAGCCCCTCCGCCAAAACCCCCGCTTGATACTTCTCTTACCTCACATTGGTTAGCTATTGAAGGTGTTCAGCCTGCAATTCCCGAGAATGTTCCGATTGAAGGTACATTTCTCTTCCTAATAACATTTGCTGTTCTTTCATTTGTTGATTTCATGACGCACTATTTCACCTTTGCAGCACTTGGAGTAATCTCTGATGGCAAAAAATCTGACTACAAGGATGATGGTCTTTCGATCGATGTCAAACTACCTGTCAAGGACATATTGTCAAGAGAGCTTCAGGTGAATACCAAATTGCTTATTTTGATGTGCTCCaattccatttttttccctCCCTTTTGCTTAGTCATTCTAAGTTTTTTAGTGGCATTTATGATGCAAGAGCTTTttaggaaaatatatattttccttagttaattttattttttctatcctttaTCACGaaacttttctagtttttttctatttaaatggaatatttttcctagtttatttttttctatttagtattattagggcttactagtttttttttttttttttttttttaataaaaggttGTAATAGCCTTTTAGCAAGTAGAGacagataaataaaaattgaatattttggttGTCTCCCCATACTTGTGATGTTTTTGGTCTTTGAGGGTTTTGATATGTAACAAACCCTTATATACTTCGTTTTACATCCCAAGTTCATTTCATGCTTGAATACGAAAAGTTTTTCATTCGTGAATGTGCAGCTTTACTTTGAAAAGGTCACAGAGCTTACTGCGAGGAGGTCTGAATCTGCTATCTTCAAACAAGCATTAGTGAGTTTGGCCACAGACTCAGGACTGCACCCTTTAGTTCCTTATTTCATACAATTCATTGCTGACGAGGTAGTATCGAGAATCCTAATATTATCCATTTCTTCACACTTTCTTTAAGCAGGGATGGTTAGTTTGTTATTGAAAGTTAATGTTTTTCTACAATGATCGCAGGTTTCAAGGAATctgaataatttttctcttctccttgcTGTGATGCGCATTGCCCGAAGCCTTCTTCAAAACCCATACATTCATATTGAACCTTATGTAAGTTCATTTCCAGTTTATCAAATTTGGCTATACAACTATGTAACTGAGTCTCAGAAGGGTGTTTCATATCTGGTTATTGCTTTGATTTTCCTAGTCTTTATTGCTTTTAATTGGCACTGCAGTTTAATACTTCTGGTGGTTTGGAAGTACCTAAAACTAGTATATTTAAGTTCATGGGCTTTTCCATCtaatgttacttttttttttctcttcagcTACACCAATTAATGCCATCTATTATTACCTGCCTAGTTGCAAAAAGATTAGGTAACAGATTTTCTGACAACCATTGGGAACTCAGAAACTTCACAGCGAACCTGGTtgcttcgatatgcaaaaggtGAGGACTTATTGTCAATTGCattagaatttttcttttttaatttgcattaGGTACAAGGTTAAAAAGTAGAGCTAAATTGTTATAAACATTACTATTATAGGAGTACTAGTTGTTAAGAGTGCAACCTGACTTTGATCAGAGGTTAAACTATTATAGGAGCACTAGCTGTTAAGAGTGCAACCTGACTTTGATCAGAGGTTAAAAGATCGTGTGTGCTAGCAGACTCAATGAGTAGAATCTATctatagaaatttaaaaactGATGGAAACAGAGGTTATTGGTAAAGCCACTTAGGATTCCAAATGTCTGTGTTcattttccaaaagaaaaagatccaaaatcgttgttttaaaaaaagataaaagtagCAATTATTAGTGTTGGGATACatgcatataaaatatattctgATTCATAATAGTTTTGGTCACCATATTAGTAGATAAACAGAATGAATTATTTGGATTAGATAAAATAAGTAATTTGCACTACTATCTGAGCATAAGTAGTAAGCATATGAAAGTAACCTACCTACAAAGAAACATGTTGAGGTTACTAGATGCAGAGCATCTCGAAAGGAATACTTGTCACATTCCTCTAAAGAATCCCAAGTACTAACTGAATATATAGATGCTGCAGTTGTAGTGAATAACATGTACAAGTGGGCCACAATACAAGGTGCAAGTAAAAGAGAGAATCATTTAAAGGTTTCAGGggggggagagagggagagagagagagagagagagagagagagagagagagagagggcgggagagagagagagggtagCAATTGTAATCCTTTTATGACAATCGCTAACCCCTCAATTCCATATCCCCATTTTGCAACTACGACCTTAATTATTACCTCACCATCAAACTCACCCTTAAGTTAGATCTGCCAAATGCAATCTTATAGCTGGAGATTGAAGAAGAATTCTGGAACCAATCCATTGATGTGAATAATTCAATACGGATTAGATAATGATTGATAGTAATTCACTTTGTGAATTTCAGTCCTCAGGGagtttgattcaatttttttccccttccattCACATGTAACAtgaatgtaatttaatttctatgctGCTTCACTTTGTGCACAACTAAAGATGAATAACTACATAGCCATGATTTTAATGGATGTTACAGTGACTGAGAGGATTTTATTATACATGCATATTCTGTTTTGCCTCCTTGTCCATATAAGCTATTTATATATCTTATCAATTGTTCTATTTTTTGTAGATTTTCTCAGTTATTTGTCTTCTTGTCATAGAATTTACTTATATCTTATCAGTTGGTCTTTGTAGATTTGGGCATGCTTATCACAATCTGCAGCCTCGCATCATAAGGACTCTAGTCCATGCGTTCTTGGACCCAACAAAATCATTGCCACAACATTATGGTTCAATACAAGGATTAGCAGCTCTAGGACCCAGTGTGGTATGAACTAGTATCAATGCTTTTACGAGCAAAACTAACAAGtatttctttcttcaaaataaaaataaaaataaaaatggtactGATGTTGTTATGCTAACtattttaaactcattttcaaGAAAGATAGGTCCTTTCCTACTATCTGGAATTGCAGTTTTTTAGGAAGATGTATGAAATCAAATAATCTAAGTCCTAACtgttgcatttttatttatcactCTGTTATGGTCTTCtgactttttagtttttttttccctaactTCTGGTTCATTTTCCCCACTCAAATGTATTACACTGTTTGGTTTAGTGTTGGTTGTTGCGATGTCAATTTTCACACTCTTCCTTCCTAGGAATCCTCTTTGTACTGGTTTGACCAATTTGAGCTGGTTCTTGATTCTGGTAGGTTCGTCTTCTTATACTACCAAATCTAGAGCCGTATTTACTCCTCCTTGAACAAGAAATGCTGCTTGAGAAgcaaaaaaatgagataaagaGACATGAAGCTTGGCAGGTTTATGGAGCTTTGACGGTGAGGCtatttttcagtttgattttaaCTTCTGTTTATGCGTAACTGAATTTACCATCAATGTAGCTTTGTTATGTACT is a window encoding:
- the LOC7487521 gene encoding transcription initiation factor TFIID subunit 6, coding for MSSSIVAKEAIEVIAQGIGITNLSPDVSLTLAPDVEYRLREIIQEAIKCMRHSRRTALTAHDVDTALILRNVEPIYGFGSGGDKVPLRFKRAAAAGHKDLYYIDDKDVNFKHVIEAPPPKPPLDTSLTSHWLAIEGVQPAIPENVPIEALGVISDGKKSDYKDDGLSIDVKLPVKDILSRELQLYFEKVTELTARRSESAIFKQALVSLATDSGLHPLVPYFIQFIADEVSRNLNNFSLLLAVMRIARSLLQNPYIHIEPYLHQLMPSIITCLVAKRLGNRFSDNHWELRNFTANLVASICKRFGHAYHNLQPRIIRTLVHAFLDPTKSLPQHYGSIQGLAALGPSVVRLLILPNLEPYLLLLEQEMLLEKQKNEIKRHEAWQVYGALTRAAGLCMYDRLKMLPGLFIPPSRAIWKSNGRVMTAMPNKRKASTDNLMQQPLLKKIATDSAIGAMPMNSMPVEMQGAASGFPTAVGASSVSVSAISRQLSNENVPRREISGRGLKTSTVLAQAWKEDMDAGHLLASLFELFSESMFSFTPKPELSFFL